The genomic window CATAGCCGGGAAGACCGGGACAGCTCAGGTTGCCTTTATACAGAGAGGCAGAAGGAAAAGAACGCTCCCCTGGAAACTCAGAGACCACGCTTGGTTCATAGGGTTTGCTCCCTATAGGGACCCCCTCTTTGTCATAGGTGTCCTTGTAGAGCATGGAGAATCTGGAGGCAGGGTTGCAGCCCCTATAGCGAAGAGAATAATGGAAAGAATATACATAGAAAAGCTGAATAAAGAGCTCTAAACCTCGTCAGAAAAGATGACCTCTGGTATGTCTGTCTTTATTATTCCCTTCTCCTTGCCCAGCCTCAGGAGTAGCCTTACGGCTTCTCTCCCATCCTCTCCGTAATCAACAGTCCTCCGATTTACATACATACCCACAAATCTGTCCGTCCTCTCCCAATCTTCCTCAAGGTCCCTCGCATAATCTATAGCGTAGGAGAGAGCCCTCTCTCGTTCCCTGAGAGAGTATTCAACGCTTTTCCTCATAAGCCTCTCTATCTTCCTGATGGTCTCTTCTCCAAGGTCCTTTCTCACTATATTGCATCCGAGTGGTAAAGGAAGGTCATACATCTCTTTCCACCACTCCCCCAGGTCAACTATCTTAACAAGCCCATGGTCAGAGTAAGTGAGCTGTCCCTCGTGTATAACCAAACCTGCATCAACGTTTCCCTTCAAAACTTCATCAATTATCCTGTCAAAGGCAACTACAACCTCTTCAAAGTCTGGTTCATAAAGCTTGAGCGTTAGAAAAGCGGTGGTAAGAGTCCCCGGAACTGCTATCCTTTTCCCCTTCAGGGAATCGTATTTTTCCTTTGCGACAACAACAGGTCCGTACCCTTCCCCTACACTTCCTCCACTGGGCAAGACCAAATATTTATCAGCAACATAAGGGTAAGCGTGAAAAGATATAGCCGAAACTTCATAAGTGCCTTTCAAAGCCTCCCTGTTCAAGGTCTCTATGTCAGCAAGCACATGCTCAATTTCAAGACCTTCTGTGTCTATTTCACCCTTTACCAGGGGGTAGAACATGAAGGCATCATCCGAATCGGGACTATGGGCTATACGTATCTTCATGGCTGAACTATTTTAGCAGTAGAAAGAGGATAATGGAAGTAATTATCCCTGCAACGAGGTCGTCCATCATAACTCCGTAGGCTCCGTGTAGCTTTTCAAATAGGTTTATGGGAAAAGGCTTGAATATATCAAGGAGCCTGAAGAGTATAAAGGCCAATATGTACGTTTTTAGAGTGGGTTCAACAAAGGTAAAACAGGCTATGTAGCCAACTATCTCATCTATTACGACTTCTTCTGGGTCCTGGTCTCCGGTTAGCTTTATGACTTCGTTTGAGCTTACGAGTCCTACGACAAACAGTGCGACTACAGTTGTTATTACTGTCCATGAGTTAAAGGAAACGAGATATACAAGAGGTACACCCAGCAGAGTACCTAAAGTCCCCGGAGCATAAGCGAGCCTTCCTACAAAGAATCCTGTGGCTATAAATTCGTGGAGCATGGTTTACCTGTTATTCAAACGGTACCGGCTAACTTCTTCCTGTAAGCTTCAAACTCCTCAGGAAACTTCTCCATAGCCTGCTTTATAAGCCTACCTGCAACGGCACCCAAACCGCATATTGAAGTTGGTTGTATGTATCTATTCACAAAGAGAAATCCTTCCCAGTCTTTTTCAGTGGCTTCGCCTCTGCGAATCCTATCTAACAGAACAGCCTGCTCATGACAACCAACCCTACAAGGTGTGCACTGCCCACAGGTCTCATGTTCATAGAATCTGGCTACCTGAAGGCAGGCTTCAACTATATCATCATCCTCCGTAAAGGCTATTACCGTTCCAGTCCCTCCAAAACCGAAGGGTGAGTAGTCCATCGGCATATCAAGCTCATCCCCAGCAAAGCAATCCAAGGCACCAGAGAAGACCGCTTTCACTTTTTTGTTGCCTATGGTCCCTCCCGCATACTTGTATATCACTTCTCTTAAAGTTGTATTCATGGGTAATTCGTAAACACCGGGCTTCTTAACCTTACCACTTACAGGAAATAGCTTAGGTCCAGCATAATCACTGGGTCCTATGTACCTGTACTCTTCCCACCCCATGTTTATGATGAAAGGAACGTTACATATGGTTTCCACATTGTTCACCACTGTCGGTCTTCCAAAGAGTCCGTACTGAACCGGGTAGGGGGGCTTAAGCCTGGGATGTCCCCTTTTGCCTTCCAGAGATTCTATCAGTGCCGTCTCCTCTCCACAGATGTAAGCCCCTCCTCCTCTTGCAACGTATATCTCAAGGTCAAAGCCTGAACCGAGGATGTTCTTACCCAAGAAACCCTTTTCTCTTGCCTCCCTTATAGCATCAAGGAGTATATAGTACCCAGCCGTATACTCACCCCTTATATAGATGAAAGCTTCATTTGCACCTATGGCGTAGGAGGAGATTATTATTCCCTCCAGAAGCAGGTGAGGGTCTCTCTCTATTAGAATCCTGTCTTTGAAGGTACCCGGTTCTGATTCATCAGCGTTACATATAAAATATCTGGGTGTAGGGTTCTGAACAGCGAACTTCCACTTTGTTCCTGTGGGGAATCCCGCACCTCCACGTCCTCTGAGGGTACTCTTTTCAACCCAGTCTATTATCTCTTCAGGAGACATATTAAAGGCTTTCTCAAGAGCCTGATAACCGCCGTCTTTCAGATACTCTTCTATGGAATGTACCCTCGGTTTTTTTGCTCTCTTCAGGAGCATGTTAAGGGTTGTCTCTGCATATATGTTAGGTATAGCGGGATAGGATTTCATTTAACTTCTCCTCTCCTTCAAATTTATAGGTATCCTCATTGACCATGAAAACTGGCGCC from Hydrogenivirga caldilitoris includes these protein-coding regions:
- a CDS encoding MqnA/MqnD/SBP family protein encodes the protein MKIRIAHSPDSDDAFMFYPLVKGEIDTEGLEIEHVLADIETLNREALKGTYEVSAISFHAYPYVADKYLVLPSGGSVGEGYGPVVVAKEKYDSLKGKRIAVPGTLTTAFLTLKLYEPDFEEVVVAFDRIIDEVLKGNVDAGLVIHEGQLTYSDHGLVKIVDLGEWWKEMYDLPLPLGCNIVRKDLGEETIRKIERLMRKSVEYSLRERERALSYAIDYARDLEEDWERTDRFVGMYVNRRTVDYGEDGREAVRLLLRLGKEKGIIKTDIPEVIFSDEV
- a CDS encoding complex I 51 kDa subunit family protein; this encodes MKSYPAIPNIYAETTLNMLLKRAKKPRVHSIEEYLKDGGYQALEKAFNMSPEEIIDWVEKSTLRGRGGAGFPTGTKWKFAVQNPTPRYFICNADESEPGTFKDRILIERDPHLLLEGIIISSYAIGANEAFIYIRGEYTAGYYILLDAIREAREKGFLGKNILGSGFDLEIYVARGGGAYICGEETALIESLEGKRGHPRLKPPYPVQYGLFGRPTVVNNVETICNVPFIINMGWEEYRYIGPSDYAGPKLFPVSGKVKKPGVYELPMNTTLREVIYKYAGGTIGNKKVKAVFSGALDCFAGDELDMPMDYSPFGFGGTGTVIAFTEDDDIVEACLQVARFYEHETCGQCTPCRVGCHEQAVLLDRIRRGEATEKDWEGFLFVNRYIQPTSICGLGAVAGRLIKQAMEKFPEEFEAYRKKLAGTV
- a CDS encoding phosphatidylglycerophosphatase A family protein, with translation MLHEFIATGFFVGRLAYAPGTLGTLLGVPLVYLVSFNSWTVITTVVALFVVGLVSSNEVIKLTGDQDPEEVVIDEIVGYIACFTFVEPTLKTYILAFILFRLLDIFKPFPINLFEKLHGAYGVMMDDLVAGIITSIILFLLLK